A window from bacterium encodes these proteins:
- a CDS encoding helix-turn-helix domain-containing protein: MDQLTAAAARALAEGDPLGALNWVALRDDAPALALRGIAMAQLGDLVRAKALLRRAVRAFGPKEAVARARCVVAEAEIALASRNLGWSAKVLDAARAALERHGDRVNAAHARLLEVRRLLLIGRLEEAERTLAGLHPASLPPGSRVAYELVVAGIAMRRLRTKAARATLARAERAARHARIPALTAEVERALLVLNTPAARLIADGEDRLLRLEEVEALLGSNALVVDASRYAVRDGRTAISLARRPVLFALARALGEAWPRDVPRDALVARAFGWKVADESYRARLRVEVGRLRRALRPQADIRATQRGFVLVPRRARGVIVLARPFEDEHAPMLAFLADGESWSSSALALALGTSQRTVQRALDALAAAGKVQSFGRGRARRWMIPPVPGLTTPLLLPAPLPVG, encoded by the coding sequence ATGGATCAACTGACTGCGGCCGCGGCGCGCGCCCTCGCCGAGGGTGATCCCCTTGGCGCCTTGAACTGGGTCGCCCTGCGCGACGACGCGCCGGCGCTCGCGCTTCGGGGCATCGCGATGGCCCAGCTCGGCGATCTCGTACGGGCGAAGGCGCTCCTCCGGCGCGCGGTGCGCGCCTTCGGCCCCAAAGAGGCGGTCGCCCGCGCGCGGTGCGTCGTCGCCGAAGCCGAGATCGCGCTCGCCTCGCGCAACCTGGGCTGGTCCGCGAAGGTGCTCGATGCGGCGCGGGCGGCGCTCGAACGGCACGGCGACCGGGTAAACGCCGCGCATGCGCGGCTCCTCGAGGTCCGGCGCCTCCTCCTGATCGGACGCCTCGAGGAGGCCGAGCGTACGCTCGCCGGGCTCCACCCCGCGTCCCTCCCGCCAGGGTCGAGGGTCGCCTACGAACTCGTCGTTGCCGGGATCGCGATGCGGCGCCTCCGGACGAAGGCGGCGCGTGCTACGCTGGCCCGGGCCGAGCGCGCCGCGCGCCACGCGCGCATTCCAGCGCTGACGGCGGAGGTCGAACGCGCCCTCCTCGTCCTGAACACCCCCGCGGCGCGTCTGATCGCGGACGGCGAGGACCGGCTCCTTCGACTCGAGGAGGTCGAAGCGCTGCTCGGTTCCAACGCGCTCGTCGTGGACGCGAGCCGCTATGCTGTGCGTGACGGACGCACGGCGATCTCGCTCGCGAGGCGTCCGGTGTTGTTTGCCCTCGCGCGCGCACTGGGGGAGGCGTGGCCGCGTGACGTGCCGAGAGATGCACTCGTCGCGCGCGCCTTTGGCTGGAAGGTCGCCGATGAATCGTATCGCGCGCGGCTGCGCGTCGAGGTCGGCCGGCTCCGCAGGGCGCTTCGGCCGCAGGCTGACATCCGCGCGACGCAGCGCGGGTTTGTGCTGGTGCCGCGGCGCGCACGCGGGGTCATCGTGCTGGCGCGCCCGTTCGAGGATGAGCATGCGCCGATGCTCGCCTTTCTCGCCGATGGGGAATCCTGGTCGAGCTCGGCCCTGGCGCTGGCGCTCGGAACGAGCCAGCGCACGGTCCAGCGGGCGCTCGACGCGCTTGCGGCGGCGGGCAAGGTGCAGTCGTTCGGCCGCGGTCGGGCCCGGCGCTGGATGATCCCGCCCGTGCCGGGACTCACCACGCCCTTGCTGCTTCCCGCCCCGCTGCCGGTCGGCTAG
- a CDS encoding DUF2182 domain-containing protein — protein MSTAGSARWSAGLALAGLSAFAGAAGFYLAAGAGLGAAMRGMETAGAGMPMAQMAPGWTPGYTALMLGMWTVMMTAMMLPSPAPAVLRMTGRAGLGPADTASGVGRAAWFAAGYLVIWAGFAAAATGLQWALDTAHLLSDAMAVRSAALAGLVVVTAGLYQLTPLKRACLERCRALDDCLAGGQTRRAPHAVLQGLRYAVSCLGCCAALMSLLFVGGLMNVAWAAAIAIWVLAEKIPPWGGRIARLGAVVLIAGGISALGIALVRG, from the coding sequence ATGAGTACGGCCGGTAGCGCGCGCTGGAGCGCCGGGCTGGCCCTTGCCGGCCTCAGCGCCTTCGCGGGCGCGGCGGGGTTCTACCTCGCCGCCGGTGCCGGACTGGGTGCCGCGATGCGAGGGATGGAAACGGCCGGCGCCGGCATGCCGATGGCGCAGATGGCACCCGGGTGGACGCCGGGCTACACTGCGCTGATGCTCGGTATGTGGACCGTCATGATGACCGCCATGATGTTGCCGAGCCCGGCGCCCGCCGTCCTCAGGATGACCGGCCGGGCGGGTCTCGGACCCGCCGACACTGCCAGTGGTGTCGGCCGGGCGGCATGGTTCGCCGCCGGGTACTTGGTGATCTGGGCTGGGTTCGCTGCCGCGGCGACCGGTCTTCAGTGGGCGCTTGACACTGCGCACCTCCTGTCAGACGCGATGGCAGTCCGAAGCGCGGCGCTCGCCGGGCTCGTGGTGGTAACCGCCGGACTCTACCAACTGACACCGCTCAAGCGCGCGTGCCTTGAGCGCTGCCGCGCGCTGGACGATTGTCTGGCAGGCGGGCAGACTCGGCGGGCGCCGCACGCGGTGCTCCAGGGCCTCCGCTACGCGGTCTCGTGCCTCGGCTGCTGCGCCGCCTTGATGAGCCTCTTGTTTGTCGGCGGCCTGATGAACGTGGCGTGGGCGGCGGCGATCGCGATCTGGGTGCTCGCCGAGAAGATCCCGCCCTGGGGCGGCCGCATCGCACGGCTCGGTGCGGTCGTCCTCATCGCCGGCGGAATCTCGGCGCTCGGCATCGCGCTGGTTCGCGGGTAA
- a CDS encoding sugar ABC transporter substrate-binding protein gives MPKPTARNGKRSAPQPHATDQISRRRLLRNSIGAFLGFGISGYLLSDGSQPTVHAATAPWVDTTGPLEGAGREPVTLRFLDEAGSPWDEGHEAMITEFQRQYPSIKVQRNAMPFTELYRQIQTQVAASEPPDVLYIDGPAVASFAAENVLLPLNPYIPADDLHDFYPSSLEEATWGGKLYGLASEQSVPLLYYRLDAFEAAGIKPPDSLATAWTWPQAFEALKKVTKPDRYGLDLISGQYLLAGCLRSAGDPKAPKTSSAYKAWAGISPDGRTVVGYQDAPEVIRAMQLFQDMWKQNIMPSSPIPDAMPTGRAAAWLGAEWAEGKLVNKYASVKWSVTPAPYFHSPFVHNGSLAFTVSARTRHAKEAVLFARWMTSRSGERLWFQYNPQLPARRSVANTTDVYKRVPKSLDLQEFERESAPRIRIPIYTQYTALLNQTITNVSAGADVKTEMTAFASKVQTALDDFWSTHK, from the coding sequence ATGCCGAAGCCTACAGCACGGAACGGCAAGCGCTCCGCACCTCAGCCGCACGCGACCGACCAGATATCGCGCCGTCGCCTTCTTCGGAACTCCATCGGCGCGTTCCTCGGTTTCGGGATCTCCGGCTACCTGCTCTCCGACGGATCGCAGCCAACCGTGCATGCGGCGACAGCACCGTGGGTAGACACGACCGGGCCGCTCGAGGGCGCGGGCAGGGAGCCGGTCACGCTGCGGTTCTTGGACGAGGCCGGCAGCCCATGGGACGAGGGCCACGAGGCGATGATCACAGAGTTTCAGCGACAGTACCCGTCGATCAAAGTGCAACGCAACGCCATGCCCTTCACGGAGCTGTACAGGCAAATACAGACCCAGGTGGCTGCGTCGGAGCCGCCCGATGTGCTCTATATCGACGGACCTGCGGTGGCGAGCTTCGCGGCGGAGAATGTGCTGTTGCCGCTGAATCCGTACATCCCCGCCGACGACCTTCACGACTTCTATCCGTCATCCCTCGAAGAGGCCACCTGGGGCGGGAAGCTGTACGGGCTCGCGTCCGAACAGTCGGTTCCGCTCCTCTACTACAGACTCGACGCCTTCGAGGCGGCCGGGATCAAGCCCCCTGATTCCCTGGCGACGGCGTGGACCTGGCCCCAGGCCTTCGAGGCGTTGAAGAAAGTGACCAAACCCGATCGCTACGGGCTCGATCTCATCTCTGGACAGTACCTCCTTGCAGGGTGTCTTCGGTCGGCGGGGGACCCCAAAGCTCCCAAGACATCGAGCGCCTACAAAGCCTGGGCCGGCATCAGCCCCGACGGACGCACCGTGGTTGGGTACCAGGACGCGCCCGAGGTCATCCGGGCCATGCAGCTGTTTCAGGACATGTGGAAACAGAACATCATGCCGAGCTCACCGATTCCCGACGCCATGCCGACCGGCCGCGCGGCCGCGTGGCTCGGGGCGGAATGGGCCGAGGGCAAGCTCGTCAACAAATACGCGAGCGTCAAGTGGTCGGTGACGCCGGCGCCCTACTTCCACTCCCCGTTTGTACACAACGGGTCGCTCGCGTTCACCGTGTCGGCCCGCACGCGACATGCGAAGGAAGCCGTCCTCTTCGCGCGGTGGATGACGAGCCGATCGGGCGAGCGTCTGTGGTTCCAGTACAATCCGCAGCTTCCGGCGCGGCGATCCGTGGCGAATACGACCGACGTATACAAGCGCGTGCCAAAGTCGCTGGACCTGCAGGAGTTCGAACGAGAGAGCGCTCCGCGCATCCGCATCCCCATCTACACGCAGTACACGGCGCTGCTGAATCAAACGATCACGAACGTCAGCGCCGGCGCGGACGTGAAAACCGAGATGACCGCGTTCGCGTCGAAGGTGCAAACCGCGTTGGACGATTTCTGGTCGACGCACAAGTAG
- a CDS encoding glutaminyl-peptide cyclotransferase → MSRSAAEIVREYGPFPDVERVHGVSYDGWYVWFAAGDRMHALDPASGKIVRSIDVAAQAGTAFDGRHLFQLARGRIQKVDPETGRVVATIPAPGGGGDSGLAWAEGTLWVGQYRDRKIHQVDPQTGAILRTIESKRFVTGVTWVDGELWHGTNENGTSDLRRLDPRTGEVLETIELPPGVAVSGLESNGGDQFFCGGEKSGKVRAVRRPRRGSAAGSGSGIPAGSTAR, encoded by the coding sequence ATGAGTCGATCAGCAGCCGAAATCGTCCGTGAGTACGGCCCCTTTCCTGACGTCGAGCGCGTGCATGGGGTGTCGTATGACGGCTGGTACGTTTGGTTTGCTGCTGGGGACAGGATGCACGCGCTCGATCCCGCGAGCGGGAAAATCGTGCGCTCGATCGATGTCGCGGCGCAGGCCGGCACGGCCTTCGACGGGCGGCATCTGTTTCAACTCGCCCGGGGCCGCATCCAGAAGGTCGATCCAGAGACCGGCCGCGTGGTGGCGACGATCCCGGCGCCCGGCGGTGGCGGCGATTCGGGCCTCGCGTGGGCCGAGGGGACGCTCTGGGTAGGGCAGTATCGGGACCGGAAGATCCATCAAGTCGATCCCCAGACGGGGGCGATTCTCCGCACGATCGAGTCCAAGCGCTTCGTCACCGGGGTCACCTGGGTCGACGGAGAGCTCTGGCACGGCACCAATGAGAACGGCACGAGCGATCTGAGGCGGCTCGATCCCCGAACGGGAGAGGTCCTGGAGACGATCGAGCTGCCCCCGGGCGTGGCTGTGTCGGGGCTCGAGTCCAACGGCGGCGATCAGTTCTTCTGCGGAGGAGAAAAGAGCGGGAAGGTGAGAGCCGTCCGCCGGCCCAGGCGAGGCTCTGCGGCCGGCAGCGGTTCCGGAATCCCGGCTGGTTCTACGGCCAGGTAA
- a CDS encoding carbohydrate ABC transporter permease produces MNSAHTPESILRRVGLALAVLVIVLVFLAPYEWLVASAFKPYADIFSGVFSLSVWTFVPRRPTLVNFIAVFRDQAFGRYVFNSLLVAGAQVVGTVLVSTVAAFVLARVRFPGRNLVFGLVLVMLLIPFDAIVIPLFTTVRTLHLQDTYWGFFLPWIFSPFGIFFLKQVFEELPTELDEAAIMDGASPLRVLTHVVVPNVLPGLATLALFTFLFAWDAFYWPLVVMSDDTKQLITVFIAKQTTSQTQFWGNLFAASAVATIPVIALFVWLQRYYVRGIMTTGLKD; encoded by the coding sequence ATGAACAGCGCGCATACGCCGGAATCGATCCTCCGCCGCGTGGGTCTCGCGCTTGCGGTGCTCGTCATCGTGCTCGTGTTCCTCGCGCCCTACGAATGGCTCGTGGCGTCGGCGTTCAAACCGTACGCCGATATCTTCTCAGGCGTGTTCTCACTGTCCGTGTGGACGTTCGTGCCGCGCCGGCCGACGCTCGTCAACTTCATCGCCGTGTTTCGAGACCAGGCCTTCGGACGCTATGTGTTCAATTCACTGCTGGTAGCTGGTGCGCAGGTCGTCGGCACCGTGCTTGTCTCCACCGTGGCCGCGTTCGTTCTCGCGCGCGTGCGATTCCCGGGCCGCAATCTCGTGTTCGGGCTTGTCCTCGTGATGCTGCTGATCCCGTTCGATGCCATCGTCATTCCGCTGTTCACAACGGTCCGGACGCTGCATCTGCAGGATACGTACTGGGGCTTCTTCCTGCCGTGGATTTTCAGCCCGTTTGGGATCTTCTTCCTCAAGCAGGTGTTCGAGGAGCTCCCGACTGAATTGGACGAGGCGGCCATCATGGATGGTGCGTCGCCTCTGCGGGTCCTCACGCATGTGGTGGTTCCGAACGTCCTGCCGGGCTTGGCCACGTTGGCGCTGTTTACGTTCCTGTTCGCATGGGATGCGTTTTACTGGCCGCTCGTGGTCATGTCGGATGACACGAAGCAACTCATCACCGTGTTTATCGCCAAGCAGACCACGAGCCAGACCCAGTTCTGGGGCAACTTGTTTGCAGCGTCCGCCGTCGCGACGATCCCCGTGATCGCGCTGTTCGTCTGGTTGCAACGATACTACGTCCGGGGCATCATGACGACCGGGCTCAAAGATTGA
- a CDS encoding sugar ABC transporter permease, with translation MPVGPARRKGAWPSPSSRRALLTAGAFLAVPLAGLLIFRVGTIAQAAANSLYQYDLLSGQRVFTGAGNYLRAVHDAGFLQSLSVTFQYAAMKIGVQIPLALAIALLMQKSWRWASVVRTAVYLPVVTPFVVVATLWALMYNPTIGIIDALLRKVHVAPLNFLIDPRLALPSLTAVTIWKDLGFTALIFLAGLQGIPQGYYEAAQVDGAGHWRQFWSVTLPLLKRFTLFSLVIATINAFQVYTPVYVMTQGGPLARTEVATYYMYERAFLFYQMGYASALAIIVLLIILGLSAVYFRLLRPE, from the coding sequence ATGCCCGTCGGGCCCGCGCGTCGGAAGGGCGCGTGGCCCTCCCCCTCGAGTCGGCGCGCGCTGCTTACGGCCGGGGCGTTCCTCGCGGTACCGCTCGCGGGTCTGTTGATTTTCCGGGTCGGCACGATCGCCCAGGCGGCCGCGAACAGCCTCTACCAGTACGATCTTCTTTCCGGGCAGCGCGTCTTCACCGGCGCCGGCAACTACCTCCGCGCCGTGCACGACGCCGGCTTTCTGCAGTCGCTCTCGGTCACGTTTCAGTACGCCGCGATGAAGATCGGCGTGCAAATCCCCCTCGCGCTCGCCATCGCGCTGCTCATGCAGAAGAGCTGGCGCTGGGCGAGCGTCGTCCGCACGGCGGTGTACCTGCCCGTCGTCACCCCGTTCGTCGTCGTCGCAACCCTGTGGGCGCTGATGTACAATCCGACGATCGGCATCATCGACGCGCTGCTCCGAAAAGTGCACGTCGCGCCGCTGAATTTCCTCATCGACCCGAGACTCGCGCTTCCCTCGCTCACCGCGGTCACGATCTGGAAGGACCTCGGCTTCACCGCCCTGATCTTCCTCGCCGGGCTCCAGGGCATCCCGCAAGGATACTATGAGGCGGCGCAGGTGGACGGGGCCGGACACTGGAGACAGTTCTGGAGCGTCACGCTGCCGCTCCTCAAACGTTTCACGCTGTTCTCGCTGGTGATCGCGACGATCAACGCGTTCCAAGTGTATACGCCCGTATACGTCATGACGCAGGGCGGGCCGCTGGCCCGCACCGAGGTCGCCACATACTATATGTACGAACGCGCCTTCCTGTTCTACCAGATGGGGTACGCGTCGGCCCTGGCGATCATCGTGCTGCTGATCATCCTCGGCCTGAGCGCGGTGTACTTCCGGCTTCTTCGCCCGGAATGA
- a CDS encoding DUF899 domain-containing protein, whose product MEHATGTREEWLAARLALLRAEKELTRHSDEVARRRQELPWVQIDKAYRFETDEGIASLADLFRGRSQLLIYHFMFGPDYAAGCPSCSAIADGFNGFAIHLANHDVMLWAVSRAPLAKLRPYKRRMGWTFPWASSFGGDFNTDFSVGFSEQQQREGGIEYNYRREAAWREPKGGGGTVTHAAMCGTDVATYIRERPGMSAFVLETGIVYHTYSTYARGLDGLWGMYQWLDRAPRGRNETGGWWRRHDEYKG is encoded by the coding sequence ATGGAACACGCAACCGGGACACGTGAAGAGTGGCTGGCAGCGCGCCTAGCGTTGCTCAGGGCGGAGAAGGAGCTCACGCGGCACAGCGACGAGGTGGCGCGGCGTCGTCAGGAATTACCGTGGGTTCAGATCGACAAGGCTTATCGTTTCGAGACCGACGAAGGGATTGCTTCATTGGCCGACCTCTTCCGCGGGCGTTCGCAGCTTCTCATCTATCATTTCATGTTCGGGCCCGACTACGCCGCCGGCTGTCCGTCCTGTTCGGCGATCGCGGACGGTTTCAACGGCTTCGCCATTCATCTGGCCAATCATGACGTCATGCTCTGGGCGGTGTCGCGAGCGCCTCTCGCCAAGCTCCGGCCGTACAAGCGGCGGATGGGGTGGACGTTTCCGTGGGCGTCCTCTTTCGGCGGCGACTTCAACACCGACTTCAGCGTCGGGTTCAGCGAGCAGCAGCAACGCGAGGGCGGCATCGAATACAACTACCGGCGCGAGGCCGCATGGCGCGAGCCGAAGGGTGGCGGCGGCACCGTCACCCACGCGGCTATGTGCGGAACCGATGTGGCCACGTACATACGCGAACGGCCCGGCATGAGCGCCTTCGTCCTCGAGACCGGGATCGTCTACCACACATACTCCACCTATGCGCGGGGGCTCGACGGTCTCTGGGGCATGTATCAGTGGCTCGATCGCGCCCCCAGAGGACGTAACGAGACGGGCGGCTGGTGGCGCCGCCACGACGAGTACAAGGGGTAG
- a CDS encoding alpha/beta hydrolase produces MEKTEVHFYSAGHRLTGYWYAPRTSAGPVPGIVCCHGFSGMIDVQMVGIPEALSEAGYGVLTFYSRGIGESEGPRGRVIPWEEVDDARNAITYLQTRDEIDPKTIGVFGSAWGCSIGVSAAAIDSRIKCFVGTVGIGDCERWLKGERPRWEWTKFLKRLEEDRSKRVLTGKSAVVHPNEIHIPDRAASEARDRQWNAFIKKSGYEGYPLETAEAVIEFKPETLVHRISPRAVLFIHMGDDVTVPAEESQSMYERAKEPKKLVIMEGRAHYDTFKFTNPEVFAQIMSIAIDWYDEHLKGDRQQQNVRVP; encoded by the coding sequence ATGGAGAAGACTGAGGTACACTTCTACAGCGCGGGGCATAGGCTGACTGGGTACTGGTATGCGCCACGCACGTCTGCCGGTCCGGTGCCTGGTATCGTGTGTTGTCATGGCTTTTCGGGCATGATCGACGTCCAAATGGTGGGCATCCCCGAGGCGCTAAGTGAGGCCGGCTATGGCGTACTCACCTTCTATTCCCGCGGGATAGGAGAGAGCGAGGGGCCCAGGGGGCGCGTGATCCCTTGGGAGGAAGTTGACGATGCGCGCAATGCGATCACTTACCTCCAGACGCGCGATGAAATCGATCCCAAGACGATCGGGGTCTTTGGCAGCGCGTGGGGTTGCAGTATCGGGGTGAGCGCGGCCGCAATTGACAGCAGGATCAAATGCTTCGTCGGAACCGTGGGGATCGGGGATTGTGAGCGCTGGCTGAAGGGCGAGAGGCCGAGATGGGAGTGGACGAAGTTCCTCAAGCGGCTCGAAGAAGATCGGAGTAAGCGGGTCCTCACGGGCAAGTCGGCCGTCGTGCATCCCAACGAGATCCACATTCCGGATCGGGCCGCATCCGAGGCGAGGGACCGTCAGTGGAATGCCTTCATCAAGAAATCGGGCTACGAGGGGTATCCGCTGGAAACGGCCGAGGCCGTGATCGAGTTTAAGCCTGAGACACTTGTTCACCGGATCAGCCCCCGGGCGGTGCTGTTCATCCACATGGGGGATGACGTGACGGTCCCGGCCGAAGAGTCCCAGAGCATGTATGAGCGAGCCAAAGAGCCAAAGAAATTGGTCATTATGGAAGGGCGTGCCCACTACGACACGTTCAAGTTCACGAATCCAGAAGTCTTCGCGCAGATCATGTCGATCGCGATAGATTGGTATGATGAGCATCTCAAGGGCGACAGGCAGCAGCAGAACGTACGCGTACCGTAG